A single genomic interval of Eurosta solidaginis isolate ZX-2024a chromosome 3, ASM4086904v1, whole genome shotgun sequence harbors:
- the LOC137243573 gene encoding uncharacterized protein isoform X1, with product MSPLSTVEMPSFRKLIDDILSKDESAHMKHLSRRTVGKHIQKRFIENMDELRSILKNVDYVCTTADVWSSSTRRFLGVTAHWIDSKTFTIKSATIACRRFSGTYDRIAELLHEIHLSFGLDSKKLVSIVTDNGSNLAKACNEFGIKIPLLTHDGATDFMSDDDEDDVTIDPYVGNNASSQIPFDAEPALPEDEPHQFRPKPSLSVHMRCASHTINLIASTDFTSFIKQSATLSSLHSETINRCQAL from the exons ATGAGTCCCCTTTCCACAGTTGAAATGCCGTCATTCAGAAAATTAATAGATG ATATTTTATCAAAAGATGAAAGTGCGCATATGAAGCACTTATCTAGAAGAACCGTGGGAAAGCACATACAAaagagatttattgaaaatatggATGAACTTCGTtccatattaaaaaatgttgattaCGTTTGTACAACGGCTGATGTTTGGTCGAGTAGTACCAGGCGATTTTTGGGAGTTACTGCCCATTGG ATTGATTCCAAAACTTTTACAATAAAGTCAGCTACTATTGCGTGTCGAAGATTTTCAGGAACTTACGACAGAATTGCTGAGCTTCTTCACGAAATTCATTTGTCATTTGGCTTGGACAGCAAAAAGTTAGTTTCAATAGTAACAGACAACGGGTCGAATTTGGCGAAGGCTTGTAATGAGTTTGGAATTAAAATTCCTCTTCTTACGCATGACG GCGCTACTGATTTTATGTCCGATGATGACGAAGACGATGTTACAATTGATCCATATGTCGGCAATAATGCATCATCCCAAATACCATTCGATGCTGAACCAGCCTTACCCGAAGATGAACCTCATCAGTTCCGACCAAAGCCATCGCTTTCGGTGCATATGAGATGCGCCAGTCATACGATTAATTTAATTGCCTCCACTGATTTTACTTCCTTCATAAAGCAGTCAGCCACTTTGTCTTCCCTACATAGTGAAACGATTAACCGCTGCCAGGCTCTGTGA